In the genome of Ptychodera flava strain L36383 chromosome 13, AS_Pfla_20210202, whole genome shotgun sequence, one region contains:
- the LOC139147013 gene encoding octapeptide-repeat protein T2-like: protein MAQNENCVNYREIEKQRDMIAKREKREKIEFRQSEKQRDLTTKQNKRADPAYRQTERQRDMNAKKTMRTNELYRQTERQRDVNAKKTMRADELYRQSEKQRDVNAKKTMRADELYRQTERQRDVNTKKTMRADELYRQTERQRDVNAKKTMRADELYRQTERQRDVNAKKTMRADELYRQTERQRDVNAKKTMRADELYRQTERQRDVNAKKTMRADELYRQTERQRDATAKKTKRTDEVYKQTENKRNTTSMKLRRSDDEYRQTERQRNLIARKQKEVMMYINKLKTTEIGNRRN from the coding sequence ATGGcgcaaaatgaaaattgtgtaaattatagagaaatagagaaacagagagacatGATTGCCAAgagagaaaagagagaaaaaatagAGTTTAGGCAAAGCGAAAAGCAAAGAGATTTAACAACTAAGCAAAATAAACGAGCTGATCCGGCATACAggcaaactgaaaggcaaagagatatgaatgctaagaaaactatgagaACTAATGagctgtacagacaaactgaaaggcaaagagatgtcaatgctaagaaaactatgagagcTGACGAACTgtacagacaaagtgaaaagcaaagagatgtcaatgctaagaaaactatgagagcTGACGAactgtacagacaaactgaaagacaaagagatgtcaatactaagaaaactatgagagcCGACGAactgtacagacaaactgaaagacaaagagatgtcaatgctaagaaaactatgagagcCGACGAactgtacagacaaactgaaaggcaaagagatgtcaatgctaagaaaactatgagagctgatgaactgtacagacaaactgaaagacaaagagatgtcaatgctaagaaaactatgagagcCGACGAactgtacagacaaactgaaaggcaaagagatgtcaatgctaagaaaacGATGAGAGCTGATGAactgtacagacaaactgaaagacaaAGAGATGCGACTgctaagaaaacaaagagaacTGATGAAgtatataaacaaactgaaaacaagagaaacacgACATCAATGAAATTGAGAAGGTCTGATGATGaatacagacaaactgaaagacaaAGGAATTTAATTGCTAGAAAGCAAAAAGAAGTGatgatgtatataaacaaactgaaaacaacagaaatagGGAATCGAAGAAATTAA